The Pedobacter mucosus genome window below encodes:
- a CDS encoding GNAT family N-acetyltransferase, which translates to MSNITLIKTDSGNSDFRQLITLLDEDLAIKDGKDHAFYAQFNKVDAINEVVVAYQNNIAIGCGAFKSLSKQTAEVKRMFVHPDYRKKGIASKILTALESWAASLGFFNIVLETGKKQFEAIALYQKVGYQITANYGQYIGVENSVCMAKSLDSSINALS; encoded by the coding sequence ATGAGTAATATTACGTTGATTAAAACAGATTCTGGCAACTCCGATTTCAGGCAGTTAATCACGTTATTAGATGAAGATTTGGCCATTAAAGATGGGAAAGATCATGCCTTTTATGCTCAATTTAACAAAGTTGACGCTATAAATGAAGTAGTTGTAGCGTATCAAAATAATATTGCTATTGGCTGCGGTGCATTTAAATCTTTATCAAAACAAACAGCTGAAGTAAAGCGGATGTTTGTTCATCCTGACTATAGAAAAAAAGGGATTGCATCTAAAATATTAACCGCATTAGAAAGCTGGGCCGCATCGCTTGGTTTTTTTAATATTGTGTTGGAAACAGGCAAAAAGCAGTTTGAAGCAATAGCCTTATATCAGAAAGTTGGCTATCAAATTACAGCAAATTATGGTCAATATATTGGTGTAGAAAACAGTGTTTGTATGGCAAAATCACTCGATTCATCTATAAACGCTTTGTCTTAA
- a CDS encoding 5-formyltetrahydrofolate cyclo-ligase, producing MLKAEIRKTELKKRLSISEKEYKSLNNGLINQFALLDFSGIKTVHIFLPIVEQNEPNTFLLIEWLANNYPLIKIIVPKADFETALMTNHEYVGKHDLKKSLFNILEPQKANLHSGEIDMVVIPLLAFDKQGYRVGYGKGFYDRFLENINAQKIGLSLSNAIDQIEDVDEHDIRLDYCITPTETIKF from the coding sequence ATGCTGAAGGCAGAAATCAGAAAAACTGAGCTAAAAAAACGACTTTCAATTTCTGAAAAGGAATATAAATCTTTAAATAATGGACTGATAAACCAATTTGCGCTATTGGATTTTAGCGGTATAAAAACAGTTCATATCTTTCTTCCAATAGTTGAACAAAACGAGCCAAATACATTTCTATTAATCGAATGGCTTGCAAATAATTATCCGCTTATTAAAATAATTGTACCAAAAGCCGATTTTGAAACAGCATTGATGACCAATCACGAATATGTCGGAAAACACGATTTAAAAAAAAGTCTATTCAATATTTTAGAACCACAAAAAGCAAATTTACATAGCGGAGAGATCGACATGGTTGTTATTCCGCTTTTGGCTTTTGACAAACAAGGCTACCGTGTGGGTTATGGAAAAGGCTTTTACGATCGCTTTTTAGAAAATATAAATGCTCAAAAAATAGGCTTATCTTTGAGCAATGCAATTGATCAGATTGAAGATGTTGATGAACATGATATCCGTTTAGATTATTGCATTACTCCAACCGAAACCATCAAATTTTAG
- a CDS encoding exodeoxyribonuclease III, with translation MKIISYNVNGIRAASTKNFFGWLQATNADMVCLQEVKALPSQISEIIALVEQLGYYHFWFPAEKKGYSGVAILTKVKPKHVEYGCGEEWIDKEGRILRADFDDFSLMSLYMPSGSSGDLRQEKKYEFMRFFDIYIGELRKTFPNLIVSGDYNICHTSIDIHNPKSNANSSGFLPQEREWMQLFLENGFIDTFRLFNKDPHHYTWWSYRAGSRGKNLGWRIDYHLASQPMESRLKNVRILPDAIHSDHCPVLLELD, from the coding sequence ATGAAAATCATCTCCTATAATGTAAACGGAATTCGTGCTGCAAGCACAAAAAACTTTTTCGGATGGTTACAAGCAACAAATGCCGATATGGTTTGCTTACAGGAAGTTAAGGCCTTGCCTTCACAGATCTCGGAGATTATTGCTTTAGTTGAGCAATTAGGTTACTATCATTTTTGGTTTCCTGCTGAGAAAAAAGGTTACAGCGGCGTAGCAATTTTGACTAAAGTTAAGCCTAAACATGTTGAATATGGCTGTGGCGAAGAATGGATTGATAAGGAAGGAAGAATTTTACGTGCAGATTTTGACGATTTCTCTTTGATGAGTTTGTATATGCCATCCGGTTCTAGTGGAGATTTAAGGCAGGAAAAAAAATATGAATTTATGCGTTTCTTTGATATTTATATTGGAGAATTGCGGAAAACATTTCCGAACCTAATTGTTAGTGGCGATTATAACATTTGCCATACTTCGATTGATATTCATAACCCTAAATCGAATGCAAATTCATCTGGTTTTTTGCCTCAAGAGCGAGAATGGATGCAGTTGTTTCTAGAAAATGGTTTTATAGATACTTTCCGGCTTTTTAATAAAGATCCACATCACTATACCTGGTGGAGTTATCGGGCTGGTTCTCGTGGGAAAAATTTGGGCTGGCGAATAGATTACCATTTAGCAAGCCAACCGATGGAAAGCCGGCTTAAAAATGTTCGAATTTTACCTGATGCAATTCATTCAGATCACTGTCCGGTTTTACTGGAATTGGATTAA
- the lpxA gene encoding acyl-ACP--UDP-N-acetylglucosamine O-acyltransferase — protein MIQPLAYIHPQAKIAENVVIEPFVVIHKDVVIGEGTWIGSNVTIMDGARIGKNCRIFPGAVISGEPQDLKFAGEVTTAEIGDNTTIRECVTINRGTKDKWKTTIGSNCLIQAYSHIAHDCEVGDNCIFSNSTTLAGHITIGNNVVLAGLVAIHQFVKVGSYAFVTGGSLVRKDVPPYVKAAREPLSYAGINSVGLRRRGFTNEQIDEIQEIYRVLFVKHNNVTKALDMIEAEFKPTEIRDEIVDFIRNSNRGVMKGFGMGS, from the coding sequence ATGATACAACCATTAGCATATATCCATCCTCAGGCTAAAATAGCCGAAAATGTAGTAATCGAGCCTTTTGTAGTGATACATAAAGATGTGGTTATTGGAGAAGGAACATGGATTGGTTCGAATGTTACCATTATGGATGGCGCTCGTATCGGAAAAAATTGCCGCATCTTTCCAGGTGCAGTAATTTCTGGTGAACCACAGGATTTAAAATTTGCGGGTGAAGTTACCACAGCTGAAATTGGTGATAATACCACTATTAGAGAGTGTGTTACCATTAATCGTGGTACCAAAGATAAATGGAAAACCACCATTGGAAGCAATTGCTTAATTCAGGCTTACTCACATATCGCTCACGATTGTGAAGTTGGAGACAATTGCATTTTTTCTAACAGTACCACTCTGGCAGGCCACATTACCATTGGTAACAATGTTGTATTGGCCGGTTTGGTTGCTATCCATCAATTTGTTAAAGTTGGTTCATATGCTTTCGTAACAGGTGGTTCGCTAGTTAGGAAAGATGTTCCTCCATATGTTAAAGCTGCTCGTGAACCATTATCTTATGCAGGAATAAATTCTGTTGGTTTACGTAGAAGAGGTTTTACAAACGAACAAATTGATGAAATTCAAGAGATTTACCGTGTGCTTTTTGTAAAACATAACAATGTTACTAAAGCGTTAGATATGATTGAAGCTGAATTTAAACCTACTGAAATTCGCGATGAAATTGTAGACTTTATCAGAAACTCCAACAGGGGTGTAATGAAGGGTTTTGGAATGGGAAGCTGA
- a CDS encoding heavy-metal-associated domain-containing protein yields the protein MKAIKIFSIVMLFFAANVSAQQISSVDLQVTGLTCSMCSNATQKSLETLGFINSVKPDLNKNIFVLTFKKDANINLDLIRKKVQDAGFSVGGLTADFNFNQLKVDDKGQAMVDGNVYRFINAKSKTLNGSVKANVIDKNFISGSAFKKQSTTANSDAYASGTGMVNGKKSRIYHLILS from the coding sequence ATGAAAGCAATAAAAATATTCAGCATTGTTATGCTATTTTTTGCCGCAAACGTTTCGGCTCAACAAATCTCATCTGTAGATTTACAGGTAACAGGATTAACCTGTTCTATGTGCTCCAATGCAACACAAAAGTCATTAGAAACATTAGGTTTTATCAACTCGGTAAAGCCAGATTTAAATAAAAATATTTTCGTTTTAACCTTTAAAAAAGATGCAAATATCAATCTTGATTTGATTCGCAAGAAAGTTCAGGATGCAGGTTTTTCTGTTGGTGGTTTAACTGCCGATTTTAATTTCAATCAACTTAAAGTTGATGATAAAGGTCAGGCGATGGTAGATGGCAATGTTTATCGTTTCATTAATGCCAAAAGTAAAACTTTAAACGGGAGTGTAAAAGCTAATGTAATTGATAAAAATTTCATCTCTGGCTCTGCGTTCAAAAAGCAATCCACTACTGCAAATTCTGATGCGTATGCAAGTGGAACTGGAATGGTTAACGGCAAAAAAAGTCGCATTTACCATTTAATTCTTTCCTAA
- a CDS encoding DUF3347 domain-containing protein: MKKILVLVAVIAIATTTFTYAQSKTDIALNKVLASYYDVKNALATDKKDLAIEKVKVLTASVNAVPHNELSVDKHKIWMEQAAIIKSKAAQLAGSNDIKTQRKSFEGISYAMIKTLRTVKFNNSTVYVQHCPMAKASWLNEKENIENPYYGSMMFDCGDVAETIKSK, encoded by the coding sequence ATGAAAAAAATATTAGTATTGGTAGCTGTAATCGCTATCGCGACAACAACCTTCACTTACGCACAAAGTAAAACAGATATAGCATTAAATAAAGTTTTAGCTTCTTATTATGACGTTAAGAATGCTTTGGCAACGGATAAGAAAGATTTAGCAATCGAAAAAGTGAAGGTTTTAACGGCAAGTGTAAATGCTGTTCCACATAATGAATTAAGCGTTGATAAACATAAAATCTGGATGGAACAAGCAGCGATTATTAAAAGTAAGGCCGCTCAATTAGCTGGATCAAATGATATCAAAACGCAGAGAAAATCTTTTGAAGGAATTTCGTATGCAATGATTAAAACGTTGAGGACAGTAAAGTTTAACAATTCGACCGTTTATGTTCAGCATTGCCCAATGGCCAAGGCAAGTTGGTTAAACGAAAAGGAAAATATCGAAAATCCTTATTATGGAAGCATGATGTTTGACTGTGGCGATGTTGCTGAAACAATAAAATCAAAATAA
- a CDS encoding bifunctional UDP-3-O-[3-hydroxymyristoyl] N-acetylglucosamine deacetylase/3-hydroxyacyl-ACP dehydratase, whose protein sequence is MNVRQKTIKKETSVSGVGLHTGANVTLTFCPAPENHGFKFQRIDLDGHPIIDADADNVTDTSRGTTITQNGASVSTIEHVMASLIGMDLDNILIKVDGPETPIMDGSSIQFIDLLEEVGTVEQNTDREYFTIPHNITYTEADRKVEIVAMPLDDYRFTCMIDYNSPVLGSQHAGINTIAEFKKEIASCRTFCFLHELEYQLSHNLIKGGDLNNAIVIVDKEVTKDELSHLAKLFNRADIDVAPQGILNNMELRYQNEPARHKLLDMIGDLALVGMHLKGHIMAARPGHAANVAFAKKIKAAIKKEKNKKIQKVYDPSAKPLYDVVQIMDILPHRQPFLFVDKILELSKNHVVGVKNVTMNEEFFKGHFPGAPVFPGVIQIEAMAQVGGILVLSTVPDPRNYLTYFLKIDNVRFRAQVLPGDTIVFRCDLLEPIRRGIAQMKGVGMVGEKIVVEAEMMAQISRIKQAEPVKQ, encoded by the coding sequence ATGAACGTTAGACAAAAGACGATTAAAAAAGAAACATCTGTATCTGGTGTTGGATTACACACAGGCGCAAATGTTACCTTAACTTTTTGCCCCGCACCAGAAAATCATGGCTTCAAATTTCAGCGTATTGATTTGGACGGCCACCCAATAATAGACGCAGATGCGGATAATGTTACTGATACATCTCGTGGAACCACAATTACTCAAAATGGAGCAAGCGTAAGTACTATTGAGCATGTTATGGCCTCTTTAATCGGTATGGATTTGGATAATATTCTTATTAAAGTTGATGGTCCTGAAACCCCAATTATGGACGGAAGTTCCATTCAATTTATCGATTTGCTTGAAGAAGTTGGTACCGTTGAACAAAATACAGACCGGGAATATTTTACAATCCCTCACAATATAACCTATACAGAAGCCGATCGTAAAGTTGAAATCGTGGCTATGCCATTAGATGATTATCGCTTTACCTGCATGATTGATTACAATTCTCCGGTTTTAGGTAGCCAGCATGCTGGTATTAACACCATTGCAGAATTTAAAAAAGAAATTGCTTCATGTCGTACTTTTTGTTTCTTACATGAATTGGAATACCAGTTATCTCACAATTTAATTAAAGGCGGCGATTTAAATAATGCCATCGTAATTGTTGATAAGGAAGTAACGAAAGATGAATTAAGTCACCTTGCTAAGCTTTTTAATCGTGCTGATATTGATGTAGCTCCTCAGGGAATCCTTAATAATATGGAGTTGCGCTACCAAAATGAACCTGCCCGTCATAAATTATTAGATATGATTGGTGATTTAGCTTTGGTTGGAATGCATTTAAAAGGCCATATTATGGCTGCAAGACCTGGTCATGCTGCAAATGTTGCCTTTGCAAAAAAGATTAAAGCGGCCATTAAAAAAGAGAAAAATAAAAAAATTCAAAAAGTTTACGATCCAAGTGCAAAACCATTGTATGATGTTGTTCAGATAATGGATATTCTGCCTCATCGTCAACCTTTTCTATTTGTTGATAAAATATTAGAACTTTCTAAAAATCACGTGGTTGGCGTTAAGAACGTTACCATGAATGAAGAATTTTTTAAAGGTCATTTTCCTGGCGCTCCAGTTTTTCCGGGTGTTATTCAAATTGAGGCAATGGCACAAGTTGGCGGTATTTTAGTGTTAAGTACTGTTCCAGATCCTCGAAATTATTTAACATACTTTTTAAAAATAGATAACGTACGTTTTAGAGCGCAGGTTTTACCTGGTGATACTATTGTGTTTCGTTGCGATTTGCTAGAACCGATTAGACGGGGAATTGCCCAGATGAAAGGTGTTGGTATGGTTGGCGAAAAAATCGTTGTTGAGGCTGAAATGATGGCCCAAATTTCAAGAATTAAACAAGCAGAACCAGTTAAACAATGA
- a CDS encoding peptidylprolyl isomerase, giving the protein MKKLILFLFTFSILSASAINPKHRYVKIKTEFGECVIKLYNETPLHQDNFLKLIKNGYYNGTLFHRVIKDFMIQGGDPDSKNAKADSLLGEGGPKYTIPAEFRDSLFHKKGVLAAAREGDGINPEKASSGSQFYLVKGKIFTDEQLNSVEEKRLKFKIPEWQREVYKTIGGTPHLDRNYTVYGEIVVGLNLVDKIAVLETDKNNRPKQDVKMDITILKKREAKKLEKQLAKIE; this is encoded by the coding sequence ATGAAGAAATTAATTCTGTTCCTTTTTACTTTTTCAATCCTTTCTGCATCTGCGATAAACCCTAAACATCGATATGTAAAGATCAAAACTGAGTTTGGAGAATGTGTTATTAAACTCTACAACGAAACACCTTTACACCAAGATAACTTTCTTAAACTCATAAAAAACGGCTATTACAATGGCACATTATTTCACCGAGTGATTAAAGACTTTATGATTCAGGGTGGCGATCCAGATTCAAAAAATGCGAAAGCCGATTCTTTATTAGGAGAAGGCGGACCAAAGTATACCATTCCTGCAGAGTTTAGAGATAGTTTATTTCACAAGAAAGGCGTTTTGGCTGCAGCTCGAGAAGGTGATGGAATTAATCCTGAAAAGGCTTCTAGCGGTAGTCAGTTTTATTTAGTTAAGGGAAAGATTTTTACTGATGAGCAATTAAATAGTGTAGAAGAGAAACGACTTAAATTTAAAATTCCCGAATGGCAAAGAGAGGTTTATAAAACCATTGGCGGAACACCACATTTAGATAGAAATTATACCGTTTATGGTGAAATCGTTGTCGGTTTAAATCTTGTTGATAAAATTGCAGTGCTTGAAACTGATAAAAATAATCGCCCGAAACAGGATGTAAAAATGGATATTACAATTTTGAAAAAACGAGAAGCGAAGAAGTTAGAAAAACAGTTGGCGAAGATCGAGTAA
- the lpxD gene encoding UDP-3-O-(3-hydroxymyristoyl)glucosamine N-acyltransferase — MQFTAKQISEFLNGSIDGNPDVAVTELSKIEDGKEGSLSFLSNPKYENFLYSTQASVVIVSKEFVASQAYTSTLIRVDNPYSSFTVLLDKYNEAINAQAAQSGINKLAYVHPSAKIGKNVFIDAFAYVAENVIIEDGCKVNTQTFIGANSKIGSNCTFFPGVKIYHNSVIGNRVMIHSNTVIGSDGFGFAPQKDGTYNKIPQIGNVIIEDDVEIGANTTVDRATMGSTIVKKGAKIDNLIQIAHNVEIGENTVLAAQSGISGSTKIGANSVIGGQVGIAGHLTLAKGTQIGAQAGLNFNITEENKQWHGSPAQPLRNWMRASVIFKHLPEIEKRINTLEDELKRLIAELEKNTIQNER; from the coding sequence ATGCAATTTACTGCAAAGCAGATAAGCGAGTTTTTAAACGGTTCCATAGATGGCAACCCAGATGTAGCGGTAACGGAACTCTCTAAAATAGAAGATGGTAAAGAAGGCTCATTGTCTTTTCTTTCCAATCCAAAGTACGAGAATTTTTTATATTCAACCCAGGCTTCAGTAGTAATCGTTTCGAAAGAATTTGTAGCAAGCCAAGCATATACGAGTACATTAATTCGTGTAGATAATCCTTATAGTTCATTTACAGTTTTATTAGATAAATATAATGAAGCTATAAATGCGCAGGCAGCGCAATCGGGAATCAATAAATTAGCATATGTTCATCCTTCTGCAAAAATTGGTAAAAACGTGTTTATAGACGCTTTTGCTTACGTTGCGGAAAATGTTATCATCGAAGATGGATGCAAGGTTAATACCCAGACTTTTATCGGTGCTAATTCAAAAATTGGCTCAAACTGTACATTTTTTCCAGGCGTTAAAATTTATCACAATTCTGTAATTGGTAACCGGGTGATGATTCATTCCAACACAGTAATTGGAAGCGATGGTTTCGGCTTTGCGCCTCAAAAAGATGGCACTTATAATAAAATACCCCAAATTGGAAACGTTATTATAGAAGATGATGTGGAAATCGGCGCCAATACTACGGTAGATAGAGCAACAATGGGATCTACGATTGTGAAAAAAGGTGCTAAAATTGATAACCTAATTCAAATTGCTCACAACGTTGAGATTGGAGAAAATACTGTTTTAGCCGCTCAATCTGGAATATCTGGAAGTACTAAAATTGGTGCTAACAGCGTTATTGGCGGACAAGTTGGAATAGCTGGCCATTTAACCTTAGCAAAAGGAACTCAAATTGGAGCACAAGCAGGTTTGAACTTTAACATTACTGAAGAAAATAAACAATGGCATGGAAGTCCGGCGCAACCTTTACGTAATTGGATGCGAGCTTCTGTTATATTTAAACATTTGCCAGAAATAGAAAAAAGAATTAATACACTTGAGGATGAGTTAAAAAGACTTATTGCTGAGTTGGAAAAGAATACAATACAAAATGAACGTTAG
- a CDS encoding HD domain-containing protein, producing the protein MNKKKIINDPVYGFISIPSELVYDVISHPYFQRLRYIKQLGMTHLVYPGALHTRFHHALGAMHLMGLAINLLRSKGHTITEGEEEAANLAILLHDIGHGPFSHALEHSLVSGIQHEAISAKLMQELNVHFGGKLTHAIEIFNGSYPKKFLNQLISGQLDLDRMDYLNRDSFFTGVSEGVISFDRIIKMFNVFDDNLVIEEKGIYSIEKFLIARRLMYWQVYLHKTVIAGEMLLVKILERAKYLSAAGENLFAAPSLSYFLKNDINESNFFLQQQNLEHFTNLDDQDIYAAVKVWVKHPDKILASLCKMLTSRNLYKVEMSNEIANVDRIEFLQKAIINLLNIETEEARYFVFTDKIQNRAYNAGVGNIKILMKNNDIVDIAKASDLSNLESLQKTVEKYILCYPRGI; encoded by the coding sequence TTGAACAAGAAGAAAATAATTAACGATCCTGTATACGGTTTTATCAGTATTCCATCCGAGTTGGTTTATGATGTGATATCACATCCTTATTTCCAACGCTTAAGGTATATTAAGCAACTTGGAATGACTCATCTGGTATATCCTGGGGCATTGCATACTCGTTTTCACCATGCTTTAGGCGCCATGCATTTAATGGGATTAGCCATAAATCTATTACGTAGTAAAGGCCATACCATTACCGAAGGAGAAGAGGAAGCCGCAAATCTGGCTATTTTACTGCACGATATTGGTCACGGTCCGTTTTCTCATGCTTTAGAACATTCTTTGGTATCAGGAATTCAGCACGAGGCTATCTCAGCAAAGCTGATGCAGGAATTAAATGTGCATTTTGGCGGAAAATTAACACATGCTATTGAGATTTTTAACGGTTCTTATCCTAAAAAATTCCTTAATCAATTGATATCTGGTCAGTTGGATTTAGATCGGATGGATTATTTAAATCGTGATAGTTTTTTTACAGGCGTAAGTGAAGGCGTAATCAGTTTTGATAGAATCATTAAAATGTTTAATGTTTTTGATGATAATCTGGTTATTGAGGAGAAAGGAATTTATTCGATTGAGAAATTTCTAATAGCCCGCAGATTAATGTATTGGCAGGTTTATTTACATAAAACCGTAATCGCTGGTGAAATGCTCTTAGTTAAGATACTCGAAAGGGCAAAGTATTTATCTGCCGCAGGCGAAAATTTATTTGCAGCTCCTTCATTAAGTTATTTTCTAAAAAACGATATAAACGAGAGTAATTTCTTTTTACAACAGCAAAATTTAGAACACTTTACAAATCTAGATGATCAGGATATTTACGCTGCGGTGAAGGTTTGGGTTAAGCACCCCGATAAAATTTTAGCTTCATTGTGTAAAATGCTTACTTCAAGAAACCTTTATAAAGTAGAAATGAGTAATGAGATAGCCAATGTTGATCGCATAGAATTTTTGCAGAAAGCAATAATAAACCTTCTTAATATTGAAACAGAAGAAGCTAGATATTTCGTTTTTACCGATAAAATACAGAATAGGGCCTACAATGCTGGCGTTGGAAATATTAAAATATTAATGAAAAATAACGATATTGTGGATATTGCAAAGGCTTCCGATTTATCAAATTTAGAGTCGTTGCAAAAGACAGTGGAGAAGTATATTCTTTGCTATCCTAGAGGTATTTAA
- a CDS encoding HYC_CC_PP family protein, whose protein sequence is MKLKQKIALSLAVFYAVSVMGLALSLHFCGGQLENVKLFSNEISCKFCKDIPAEKKGDGCCQNTQVNVKIKDSHQVEAQTQMPKLFSIQLFLHPPVLEFLSSITPAYFSKISNKAPPLSSGVALHVFNCIFRN, encoded by the coding sequence ATGAAGTTAAAACAAAAAATAGCACTGTCTTTGGCTGTATTTTATGCAGTTAGTGTTATGGGTTTGGCTTTAAGTTTACATTTTTGTGGTGGGCAGCTAGAAAATGTAAAGTTATTTAGTAATGAAATTTCTTGTAAATTTTGCAAAGATATTCCTGCTGAAAAGAAAGGCGATGGATGCTGCCAAAACACGCAGGTAAACGTCAAAATTAAGGATAGTCATCAAGTTGAGGCGCAAACTCAAATGCCGAAATTATTTTCTATTCAGCTTTTTTTACATCCGCCAGTATTAGAATTTTTATCAAGTATTACACCGGCTTATTTTAGCAAAATTTCCAATAAAGCACCGCCTCTTTCCTCCGGAGTTGCGCTGCATGTTTTCAATTGTATTTTTAGAAATTAG
- the efp gene encoding elongation factor P, with the protein MAKASEIKTGNILRISKELVTVEEWNHRTPGKGGAFYTGKFRNIKSGRIVEARMGTDEAVEICRVETSDYQYLYEDGDYLVVMDNNTYEQYNVEKSLFGSAIKFLKEGMSVIVSMESDEAIMGQLPNFAEFEITYSEPAVKGDTSTNALKAATLENGVEVKVPMFVNQGDKIKVDTRTGEYVERVK; encoded by the coding sequence ATGGCAAAAGCATCAGAAATTAAAACAGGGAACATTTTACGCATAAGCAAAGAGTTGGTTACTGTTGAGGAATGGAATCACCGTACACCAGGTAAAGGAGGCGCATTTTACACTGGTAAATTTCGTAACATTAAATCCGGAAGAATTGTAGAGGCTCGTATGGGTACCGATGAAGCCGTTGAAATCTGTCGCGTAGAAACTAGTGATTATCAATATCTTTATGAAGACGGCGATTATTTAGTGGTAATGGATAATAACACTTACGAGCAATATAACGTTGAAAAATCGTTATTCGGCTCTGCTATAAAATTCTTAAAAGAAGGTATGAGCGTTATTGTTTCTATGGAAAGCGATGAGGCAATTATGGGTCAATTACCAAACTTTGCTGAATTTGAAATCACTTATTCTGAACCAGCTGTTAAAGGAGATACATCCACAAATGCATTAAAGGCGGCAACATTAGAGAACGGCGTTGAAGTTAAGGTGCCAATGTTTGTAAATCAAGGCGATAAAATTAAAGTTGATACACGTACTGGCGAGTATGTTGAGCGTGTGAAATAG
- a CDS encoding ABC transporter ATP-binding protein, with protein MKISLNKAGRRFNKEWVFRNLTAEFISGNSYAILGPNGSGKSTLLSVLNGSLIPSEGALSYADDKEIAVEDIYQYISFAAPYLELIETFSLTEIIDFHFKFKKFHEGLNASKLIEILDLKKSANKEIKYFSSGMKQRTKLALACCADTPILFLDEPTSNLDVQGIKWYQELIEKYTKNRLTIVGSNQIQEYEFCDQVIQIADYK; from the coding sequence ATGAAGATTTCTTTAAATAAAGCAGGAAGACGATTTAACAAAGAATGGGTTTTTAGAAACCTTACAGCTGAGTTTATTTCAGGTAATAGTTATGCCATTCTTGGTCCGAATGGTTCTGGAAAATCAACTTTATTAAGTGTATTAAACGGCAGTTTAATACCATCAGAAGGTGCACTCTCGTATGCTGATGATAAAGAAATCGCTGTCGAAGATATTTATCAATATATTAGTTTCGCTGCGCCATATCTCGAATTAATAGAAACTTTTTCCCTTACAGAAATTATTGATTTCCATTTTAAATTTAAAAAGTTTCATGAGGGTTTAAATGCTAGTAAACTTATTGAAATTTTAGATTTAAAAAAATCGGCAAATAAGGAGATCAAGTATTTTTCATCGGGAATGAAACAAAGAACCAAACTTGCTTTGGCTTGCTGTGCCGATACACCAATTTTATTTTTAGATGAGCCAACTAGTAATTTAGACGTTCAAGGAATCAAATGGTATCAGGAACTTATCGAAAAGTATACAAAAAATAGGCTTACTATTGTAGGTTCTAATCAAATTCAAGAATATGAATTTTGTGACCAAGTTATACAAATTGCTGATTACAAGTAG